A genomic region of Tsukamurella pulmonis contains the following coding sequences:
- a CDS encoding iron chelate uptake ABC transporter family permease subunit: MSLSDMASAPAIDGRTTRVGWRARLAIAATLAVLSLALYLLMRTGADDVLRWDFQFGLSFERRMRTATAILIAAFAGAISTVLFHTVTHNRILTPQIIGLDWLYVLIQTVGVYVAGSRFVDNGDSVPQFLAQTATMVLFAAVLYGWLFSGRFASMFLLLLAGVVLGLAFRSISEFLQRLLSPTDFDALSIKLYGRLTAVNADLLPIAGAACLIVGVIVWQRRRVLDVLLLGRDPAVALGLRHRYELTLALVLIAVLVSVSTALVGPMMFFGFIIATLAYQLAGDWRHRATLPMAFLIGVIMLAGGQFILHNIFYANGMLTVIIEFVGGILFLAMLFRRRGTM, encoded by the coding sequence GTGTCGCTCTCTGACATGGCATCGGCACCGGCGATCGACGGCCGCACGACCCGCGTGGGCTGGCGCGCCCGACTCGCGATCGCAGCGACCCTCGCGGTGCTGAGCCTCGCCCTGTACCTGCTCATGCGCACCGGCGCGGACGACGTGCTGCGCTGGGACTTCCAGTTCGGGCTGTCCTTCGAGCGACGGATGCGCACCGCCACCGCGATCCTCATCGCGGCCTTCGCCGGGGCGATCTCGACGGTGCTCTTCCACACCGTGACGCACAACCGGATCCTGACGCCGCAGATCATCGGCCTGGATTGGTTGTACGTGCTGATCCAGACCGTCGGCGTGTACGTGGCGGGCAGCCGGTTCGTCGACAACGGCGATTCGGTGCCGCAGTTCCTGGCCCAGACCGCCACTATGGTGCTCTTCGCGGCCGTGCTCTACGGCTGGCTGTTCTCCGGCCGGTTCGCGAGTATGTTCCTACTCCTGCTCGCCGGCGTCGTGCTGGGACTGGCCTTCCGGTCGATCTCGGAGTTCCTGCAGCGACTGCTCTCCCCCACCGACTTCGACGCGCTCTCCATCAAGCTCTACGGCCGGCTCACGGCGGTCAACGCCGACCTGCTGCCCATCGCCGGCGCCGCGTGCCTGATCGTGGGCGTCATCGTCTGGCAGCGCCGGCGTGTTCTCGACGTCCTCCTGCTGGGACGCGATCCGGCCGTGGCCCTGGGCCTGCGGCACCGGTACGAACTGACGCTGGCGCTGGTCCTCATCGCCGTGCTCGTCTCGGTGAGCACCGCACTGGTCGGGCCGATGATGTTCTTCGGCTTCATCATCGCCACGCTCGCGTACCAACTCGCCGGCGACTGGCGGCACCGCGCGACACTGCCGATGGCCTTCCTGATCGGCGTGATCATGCTCGCCGGCGGGCAGTTCATCCTGCACAACATCTTCTACGCCAACGGGATGCTCACGGTGATCATCGAGTTCGTCGGCGGAATCCTGTTCCTCGCCATGCTGTTCCGCCGAAGGGGGACGATGTGA
- a CDS encoding phytoene desaturase family protein, with product MSTEVDVAVVGSGHNALVGAAYLAAQGHSVTVFEADTVPGGAVSTVERFPGYRVDRGSSAHLMFRHTGIAEELDLAAHGLRYLDCDPWAFAPTPPGTTAPPIVFRTDLDATVASIGAACGPREAAAYRRFVAEWTPRAKATMAAFGSSPSAPRLGRAFWPTKGRASLTRMSRTYLASGDQLLDEYFDDERLKAALAWFGAQSGPAMSEPGTAPMIGFAALMHTLPPGRAVGGSGALTAALLSRLTADGGTVALGTPVTALHPPGGRGTDRAWKVTVATPDGARTVRARTVLAGCHVLTTLDLLERGGYDAARLPGWRRGIQVGPGVGMVLRLGTTAPPAFDGVPLADQAGLGLLVADRGHLARARGDMLAGDAPRRPAVLAMTFSGLDPSIAPEGRHNTTLWAQWYPYAVNGPGDWAAVAEAEADRIVAETQRWAPGFGATIEHRFVQTPSSLESELGLLGGNVMHVEMALHNMLLFRPIPELAGGRVPGAPGLALAGASMHPGGGVNGSSGRIAARLLARDLGHLARWRP from the coding sequence ATGAGCACCGAGGTCGACGTCGCCGTCGTCGGGTCCGGTCACAACGCCCTGGTCGGTGCTGCGTACCTGGCAGCGCAGGGCCACTCGGTGACGGTCTTCGAGGCCGACACCGTGCCGGGCGGCGCGGTGAGCACCGTCGAACGGTTCCCGGGCTACCGCGTGGACCGCGGCTCGTCGGCGCACCTGATGTTCCGGCACACGGGCATCGCGGAGGAGCTCGACCTCGCGGCACACGGGCTGCGTTACCTGGACTGCGACCCGTGGGCCTTCGCCCCCACCCCGCCGGGCACCACCGCCCCGCCGATCGTCTTCCGTACGGACCTCGACGCCACCGTCGCGTCGATCGGCGCCGCCTGCGGCCCCCGGGAGGCCGCGGCGTACCGCCGGTTCGTCGCGGAGTGGACGCCGCGCGCGAAGGCGACCATGGCCGCCTTCGGCTCCTCCCCCAGCGCGCCACGGCTCGGCCGCGCCTTCTGGCCCACGAAGGGCCGCGCGAGCCTGACACGGATGTCGCGCACCTATCTCGCCTCGGGCGATCAGCTGCTCGACGAGTACTTCGACGACGAGCGGCTCAAGGCCGCCCTCGCCTGGTTCGGCGCGCAGTCCGGCCCCGCGATGAGCGAGCCCGGCACCGCGCCCATGATCGGCTTCGCCGCCCTCATGCACACCCTCCCGCCCGGCCGGGCCGTCGGCGGCAGCGGGGCGCTCACGGCCGCCCTCCTCTCCCGCCTCACCGCCGACGGCGGCACCGTCGCCCTCGGGACGCCCGTCACGGCGCTGCACCCGCCCGGCGGGCGTGGCACGGACCGGGCGTGGAAGGTCACCGTCGCCACGCCCGACGGTGCGCGCACCGTCCGGGCCCGCACCGTGCTCGCCGGCTGCCACGTGCTCACCACCCTGGACCTGCTGGAGCGCGGCGGCTACGACGCCGCCCGCCTCCCCGGCTGGCGGCGCGGTATCCAGGTGGGCCCCGGCGTCGGGATGGTGCTGCGGCTGGGCACCACCGCACCGCCCGCCTTCGACGGGGTGCCGCTCGCGGACCAGGCGGGCCTGGGCCTGCTCGTGGCCGATCGCGGCCACCTGGCCCGGGCCCGCGGCGACATGCTCGCAGGAGACGCGCCCCGTCGGCCCGCGGTGCTGGCGATGACCTTCTCCGGCCTGGACCCGTCCATCGCACCCGAGGGCCGGCACAACACCACCCTGTGGGCGCAGTGGTACCCGTACGCCGTGAACGGCCCCGGCGACTGGGCCGCGGTGGCGGAGGCGGAGGCCGACCGGATCGTCGCCGAGACGCAGCGGTGGGCACCGGGTTTCGGCGCGACGATCGAGCACCGCTTCGTGCAGACCCCGTCGAGCCTGGAGTCCGAGCTCGGTCTCCTGGGCGGGAACGTGATGCACGTGGAGATGGCGCTGCACAACATGCTGCTGTTCCGCCCGATACCGGAACTGGCCGGCGGCCGCGTCCCCGGCGCGCCCGGGCTGGCGCTCGCGGGAGCCTCGATGCACCCGGGTGGCGGGGTGAACGGATCGAGCGGGCGGATCGCGGCGCGGCTGCTCGCCCGCGACCTGGGGCACCTGGCACGATGGCGTCCGTGA
- a CDS encoding GNAT family N-acetyltransferase, with amino-acid sequence MTAVPTQQPRIHALSPQDATLWLPAALQIYVAAMDYPAGTESHRLPMWREHLNRPGYAAFGAVQALPTEDGRMVDHLVGIAYGYSGAGDQWWNRQLRIGLGRRGLSPSEVEAVAADYFELTELHVHPAAQGHGVGSALLHALLTDRPEPRVLLSTPEVAAEQNRAWRLYRRTGFYDVLREFRFSGDPRPFAVLGHDLPFVAPAR; translated from the coding sequence GTGACCGCAGTGCCGACGCAGCAACCACGGATCCACGCCCTGTCGCCGCAGGACGCCACCCTGTGGCTGCCCGCCGCCCTGCAGATCTACGTGGCGGCGATGGACTATCCCGCCGGCACCGAATCGCACCGGCTGCCGATGTGGCGCGAACACCTGAACCGGCCCGGCTACGCGGCGTTCGGTGCGGTACAGGCGCTGCCCACCGAGGACGGGCGCATGGTCGATCACCTGGTGGGCATCGCCTACGGCTACAGCGGCGCGGGCGATCAGTGGTGGAACCGACAGCTCCGCATCGGGCTGGGCCGTCGCGGGCTCTCCCCCTCGGAGGTCGAGGCCGTCGCCGCGGACTACTTCGAGCTCACCGAGCTGCACGTGCACCCCGCCGCGCAGGGCCACGGCGTCGGCTCCGCGCTCCTGCACGCCCTGCTCACGGACCGCCCCGAACCGCGCGTGCTGCTCTCGACCCCCGAGGTCGCCGCCGAACAGAACCGGGCCTGGCGGCTCTACCGCCGCACCGGCTTCTACGACGTGCTGCGCGAGTTCCGCTTCTCGGGCGATCCGCGCCCGTTCGCCGTCCTGGGCCACGACCTGCCCTTCGTCGCGCCCGCGCGGTGA
- a CDS encoding LppM family (lipo)protein, whose translation MTLRRMFAALAVLLLVAAPAACSSPGPGDRMSGKIVAAQTPASNPQGPQIAAPGELKGLAEVKAYDSNGKVGTQMIFQEITFGQFNQVGDVVSQAFDTSAASIKMRVQRTGGTVILSGTADLSSLAPNSAVIVVSLQFPGPVTATNGQQEADDLVTWTLNAGTSAALTAEADYADPSIASFTTWAWITALVSFLAAAIVAAIAYVRRDRSPKPGQESDEPQSLVELPQWLREKLNR comes from the coding sequence GTGACTCTGAGAAGGATGTTCGCGGCGTTGGCGGTCCTGCTGTTGGTGGCCGCCCCCGCGGCGTGCTCGAGCCCCGGCCCCGGCGATCGCATGTCCGGCAAGATCGTCGCCGCGCAGACCCCGGCGTCGAACCCGCAGGGACCGCAGATCGCGGCGCCGGGCGAGCTCAAGGGCCTCGCGGAGGTCAAGGCGTACGACTCGAACGGCAAGGTCGGGACGCAGATGATCTTCCAGGAGATCACCTTCGGCCAGTTCAACCAGGTCGGCGACGTGGTCTCGCAGGCCTTCGACACCTCCGCGGCGTCGATCAAGATGCGCGTGCAGCGCACCGGCGGCACGGTGATCCTCTCCGGCACCGCCGACCTGTCCTCGCTGGCACCGAACTCCGCGGTCATCGTCGTCTCGCTGCAGTTCCCCGGGCCGGTCACCGCCACCAACGGCCAGCAGGAGGCCGACGACCTGGTGACCTGGACGCTCAACGCGGGCACCTCCGCGGCGCTGACCGCCGAGGCCGACTACGCGGACCCGTCGATCGCCTCGTTCACGACGTGGGCGTGGATCACGGCCCTGGTCTCGTTCCTCGCCGCGGCGATCGTCGCCGCGATCGCCTACGTGCGCCGCGACCGCAGCCCCAAGCCCGGCCAGGAGTCCGACGAGCCGCAGTCGCTCGTCGAGCTGCCGCAGTGGCTGCGGGAGAAGCTGAACCGCTAG
- a CDS encoding polyprenyl synthetase family protein, whose product MTLPVAPPQTSLTDIAAAVQPTLEKFLDERRDLVEPVGPVFTEATAGLERFILRGGKRIRPAFAWTGWLAGGGAADGDVARAALRACASLEFVQACALIHDDIIDASLTRRGFPTTHREFAQLHAERGWSGSPEKFGEATAILLGDLALAWADDMFLGAGLEPERYLRAARAWAAMRTEVLGGQLLDIVSEASRDESEAAAERVVRFKTAGYTVERPLHVGAALAGASDEAITALRSIGVDIGVAFQLRDDLLGAFGDPAVTGKPSGDDLRSGKHTPMLAHALAAGGDAAAELRALVGTDLDDAGVERARAALRETGAPAAMQSRVEELTARATSAIAVAPIADGARPVLARLAAVLVDRAA is encoded by the coding sequence ATGACGCTGCCCGTCGCCCCGCCCCAGACCTCCCTGACGGACATCGCAGCGGCGGTGCAGCCGACCCTCGAGAAGTTCCTCGACGAGCGCCGTGACCTGGTCGAACCTGTCGGTCCGGTGTTCACCGAGGCCACCGCGGGGCTCGAGCGATTCATTTTGCGCGGCGGTAAGCGTATTCGCCCCGCCTTCGCCTGGACGGGCTGGCTGGCGGGCGGCGGCGCGGCCGACGGAGACGTCGCGCGGGCCGCGCTGCGGGCCTGCGCCTCGCTCGAGTTCGTCCAGGCGTGCGCGCTGATCCACGACGACATCATCGACGCCTCGCTGACGCGCCGCGGCTTCCCGACCACGCACCGCGAGTTCGCGCAGCTGCACGCCGAGCGCGGCTGGTCGGGGTCGCCGGAGAAGTTCGGCGAGGCGACGGCCATCCTGCTCGGCGATCTCGCGCTCGCATGGGCCGACGACATGTTCCTCGGTGCCGGGCTCGAGCCCGAGCGGTACCTGCGCGCCGCCCGCGCCTGGGCCGCGATGCGTACCGAGGTGCTCGGCGGACAGCTCCTCGACATCGTCAGCGAGGCCTCGCGCGACGAGTCGGAGGCGGCGGCGGAGCGGGTCGTGCGGTTCAAGACCGCGGGTTACACCGTGGAGCGGCCACTGCACGTGGGCGCCGCGCTCGCCGGCGCCTCCGACGAGGCGATCACGGCGCTGCGCTCGATCGGCGTCGACATCGGCGTCGCCTTCCAATTGCGCGACGACCTGCTGGGCGCGTTCGGCGATCCCGCGGTCACCGGCAAGCCGTCGGGCGACGACCTCCGCTCCGGCAAGCACACCCCCATGCTCGCGCACGCCCTCGCGGCGGGCGGCGACGCCGCGGCGGAGCTGCGCGCACTCGTCGGCACCGACCTCGACGACGCGGGCGTCGAGCGGGCCCGCGCCGCACTGCGGGAGACAGGGGCGCCGGCGGCGATGCAGTCCCGCGTCGAGGAGCTCACCGCGCGGGCCACCTCCGCGATCGCGGTGGCCCCGATCGCCGACGGTGCGCGGCCCGTCCTGGCCCGGCTCGCGGCCGTCCTCGTCGACCGCGCGGCGTGA
- a CDS encoding ABC transporter ATP-binding protein, with translation MNDIVKDTTTTATGTVPAIAFTDLTKQYAETVVLGPVSGEFTRGGVTALVGPNGAGKSTLLTILGRLLTQDSGTALLEGTDIRSMKPTEVARKLAILRQENGVNARLTVRDLVAFGRFPHSRGRMTAEDVRHVEDALGFLGLTELADRFLDELSGGQRQRAYVAMTLAQDTDVILLDEPLNNLDMRHQVGMMRRLRRAADELGKTIILVVHDLNFAAAYSDRIVALKNGTIAASGAPSEIMTGELLTEIFETPVAVHVLEGGPVAVYAGL, from the coding sequence GTGAACGACATCGTGAAAGACACCACAACCACCGCGACCGGCACCGTTCCCGCGATCGCCTTCACGGACCTGACCAAGCAGTACGCCGAGACCGTGGTGCTGGGCCCGGTGTCCGGCGAGTTCACCCGCGGCGGCGTCACCGCGCTCGTCGGCCCCAACGGCGCCGGCAAGTCGACGCTGCTCACCATCCTCGGGCGGCTGCTGACCCAGGACTCGGGCACGGCGCTGCTCGAGGGCACCGACATCCGGTCGATGAAGCCGACCGAGGTGGCGCGCAAGCTCGCCATCCTCCGGCAGGAGAACGGCGTCAACGCCCGCCTGACGGTGCGCGACCTCGTCGCCTTCGGCCGGTTCCCGCACAGCCGGGGCCGGATGACCGCCGAGGACGTGCGGCACGTCGAGGACGCCCTGGGCTTCCTGGGCCTGACGGAGCTCGCCGACCGCTTCCTCGACGAGCTCTCCGGCGGACAGCGCCAGCGCGCCTACGTGGCGATGACGCTGGCCCAGGACACCGACGTGATCCTGCTCGACGAGCCGCTCAACAACCTCGACATGCGGCACCAGGTGGGCATGATGCGCCGGCTGCGCCGTGCCGCCGACGAGTTGGGCAAGACGATCATCCTGGTGGTGCACGACCTCAACTTCGCCGCCGCCTACTCGGACCGGATCGTGGCGCTCAAGAACGGCACGATCGCGGCGTCGGGCGCACCGTCGGAGATCATGACCGGCGAGCTGCTCACCGAGATCTTCGAGACCCCCGTCGCCGTGCACGTGCTCGAGGGCGGCCCCGTCGCGGTGTACGCGGGGCTCTGA
- a CDS encoding SAV_6107 family HEPN domain-containing protein, protein MVESKTRIDHVGSRRRMGESGAARILDRADQFLARAGGSPAPADQYREIYHAALRGAAALLAERETGVRRPTRNAWLRLAKAAPGYAEWVAYFTAVSGVVAALETTARSVSAEEVAVLHGRVQTFLNSVESDLSRAA, encoded by the coding sequence ATGGTCGAATCGAAGACGCGGATCGATCACGTCGGTTCCCGTCGTCGCATGGGCGAGTCGGGTGCCGCACGCATCCTCGATCGTGCGGATCAGTTCCTCGCCCGTGCCGGCGGGTCGCCGGCCCCGGCCGATCAGTACCGCGAGATCTATCACGCGGCGCTGCGCGGTGCGGCCGCTCTCCTGGCCGAGCGGGAGACCGGTGTGCGCCGCCCCACGCGCAACGCCTGGCTGCGGCTCGCCAAGGCGGCGCCGGGGTACGCGGAGTGGGTCGCCTACTTCACCGCGGTCTCGGGTGTGGTCGCGGCGCTCGAGACCACGGCGCGCTCCGTGAGCGCCGAGGAGGTCGCCGTTCTGCACGGTCGCGTGCAGACCTTCCTCAATTCCGTCGAGTCGGACCTGAGCCGCGCCGCGTGA
- a CDS encoding ABC transporter permease yields the protein MTTTDTVAPPQAGPRKGARLGRVALPLLALACVALLFASLMTGEYHITLAGLLAGDDEMWRMFFISRVPRTAALVFAGLAMSFSGVIMQRLTQNRFVEPTTAGTAEWAGLGVLLCMLYLPGASPMVRMVFATATAFIGTMIFLGFVSRIRARRSAIVPLVGLMLGAVVSAITTYLAIGANLLQAVTSWRSGGFAHIVRGYYEPMWAIAFIAVATYLLANYFTIAGLGKDVATSLGLRYGLTMGIGVTMVALASGVTSVVVGFIPFLGLVVPNLISALRGDDVRSGLPWVAVLATVLIIGCDLIGRIVVRPMEIPVSVIMGVIGSVTFLTIVLSRRNRVAL from the coding sequence GTGACGACGACCGACACCGTCGCGCCGCCCCAGGCGGGTCCCCGGAAGGGGGCCCGCCTGGGGCGCGTCGCGCTCCCCCTGCTCGCGCTCGCCTGCGTCGCGCTGCTGTTCGCCTCGCTGATGACCGGCGAGTACCACATCACCCTCGCCGGGCTCCTCGCCGGCGACGACGAGATGTGGCGCATGTTCTTCATCTCCCGCGTTCCACGCACCGCCGCCCTGGTCTTCGCGGGCCTGGCGATGAGCTTCTCCGGCGTCATCATGCAGCGGCTGACCCAGAACCGGTTCGTCGAGCCGACGACCGCCGGCACCGCCGAATGGGCCGGACTGGGCGTCCTGCTGTGCATGCTCTACCTCCCGGGCGCGTCGCCGATGGTGCGCATGGTCTTCGCCACCGCGACCGCCTTCATCGGAACCATGATCTTCCTCGGCTTCGTCTCCCGTATCCGCGCGCGGCGCTCGGCCATCGTGCCGCTGGTGGGCCTGATGCTGGGCGCCGTCGTCAGCGCCATCACCACCTACCTGGCGATCGGCGCCAACCTGCTACAGGCCGTGACCAGTTGGCGCTCCGGCGGTTTCGCGCACATCGTGCGCGGCTACTACGAGCCGATGTGGGCGATCGCGTTCATCGCGGTGGCGACCTACCTCCTGGCGAACTACTTCACCATCGCCGGGCTCGGCAAGGACGTCGCGACCTCGCTCGGCCTGCGTTACGGCCTCACCATGGGCATCGGCGTCACGATGGTGGCGCTGGCCTCCGGCGTCACCAGCGTCGTCGTCGGCTTCATCCCCTTCCTCGGACTGGTAGTGCCGAACCTGATCAGCGCGCTGCGCGGCGACGACGTGCGCAGTGGCCTGCCGTGGGTCGCCGTGCTCGCCACCGTCCTCATCATCGGCTGCGACCTGATCGGCCGGATCGTGGTGCGCCCGATGGAGATCCCTGTTTCCGTCATCATGGGTGTGATCGGCTCGGTCACGTTCCTGACGATCGTGTTGTCGAGGAGGAATCGTGTCGCTCTCTGA
- the metF gene encoding methylenetetrahydrofolate reductase [NAD(P)H], giving the protein MTEQSRTVLDRLDAVRASGRMPFSVEFMPPRDEEGEARLWRAVRTFERMDPAFVSMTYGAGGSTRDRTVRVTGEIAASTTLLPVAHLTAVNHSIAELRALMGSYADQDVRNVLVLRGDPPGDPLGKWVRHPQGLKYASEVVELVRELGDFHVGVAAFPEGHHRSPNRESDVRYFANKLRAGADYSITQMFFDVDDYLRLRDEVAAFDPEQGAKPLIPGIMPITSLKSVSRMAELSNAKIPDAMRAELRAAAGDGPEENRAAVRAVGIEIATRMGERLIAEGAPALHFCTLNFAKATSEVLENLGMMPVGV; this is encoded by the coding sequence GTGACCGAACAAAGCCGGACCGTACTCGACCGCCTCGACGCCGTGCGCGCGAGCGGCCGAATGCCGTTCTCGGTGGAGTTCATGCCGCCGCGTGACGAGGAGGGCGAGGCGCGGCTCTGGCGCGCCGTGCGCACCTTCGAGCGGATGGATCCCGCGTTCGTGTCCATGACCTACGGTGCGGGCGGATCGACCCGCGACCGCACGGTCCGCGTCACGGGCGAGATCGCCGCGTCGACCACACTGCTGCCGGTGGCGCACCTGACGGCCGTGAACCACAGCATCGCGGAGCTGCGCGCCCTCATGGGCTCCTACGCCGATCAGGACGTGCGCAACGTGCTCGTGCTGCGCGGCGATCCGCCCGGGGACCCGCTGGGCAAGTGGGTGCGCCATCCGCAGGGGCTCAAGTACGCCAGCGAGGTCGTCGAGCTGGTCCGCGAACTGGGCGACTTCCACGTGGGCGTCGCCGCGTTCCCGGAGGGGCACCACCGTTCGCCGAACCGCGAGTCCGACGTCCGCTACTTCGCGAACAAGCTGCGGGCCGGCGCCGACTACTCCATCACGCAGATGTTCTTCGACGTCGACGACTACCTGCGCTTGCGGGACGAGGTCGCGGCCTTCGACCCGGAGCAGGGCGCCAAGCCGCTGATCCCGGGGATCATGCCGATCACCTCGCTGAAGTCGGTCTCGCGGATGGCGGAACTGTCCAACGCGAAGATCCCCGACGCGATGCGCGCCGAACTGCGTGCCGCCGCGGGCGACGGCCCGGAGGAGAACCGCGCCGCCGTGCGCGCCGTCGGCATCGAGATCGCCACCCGGATGGGGGAGCGGCTCATCGCCGAGGGCGCCCCGGCGCTGCACTTCTGCACCCTGAACTTCGCCAAGGCGACCTCCGAGGTGCTCGAGAACCTCGGCATGATGCCGGTCGGCGTCTAG
- a CDS encoding ABC transporter substrate-binding protein yields the protein MESPRMFTRFRKATPVAAALLATGLVFAGCSTTSADEDKPASGEKITVTTNKGEVQVPKNPKRVVVLDNTSAETVKAMGITPVAIPKGLFAKSVLGDWIDNAEIKDTGTHAEPKFDVIEDVKPDLIIGGYRFAKSEGDIKKIAEKTGAAFIDIAAEDGAPKGRVETMRDSTVTLGKIFGKDDQAKQIVADFDKSLDAAKAQATGQSVFLSIVNGGKIDNGAKRMQPFVAPLNLKDVFAGQAGDHHQNSGLTPEAIAQANPQWVIVMDRDAAVPPTDGSTPQTAAQTFKAQQAFANVEFQQKDRIFYLDNDFYLREGIQDYGQNYAALAEAIAAKK from the coding sequence ATGGAGTCACCCCGCATGTTCACCCGCTTCCGCAAGGCCACGCCCGTGGCGGCCGCGCTGTTGGCGACCGGCCTCGTCTTCGCCGGCTGCTCGACCACCAGCGCCGACGAGGACAAGCCCGCCTCCGGTGAGAAGATCACCGTCACCACCAACAAGGGCGAGGTGCAGGTCCCCAAGAACCCGAAGCGGGTCGTGGTCCTCGACAACACCAGCGCCGAGACCGTCAAGGCGATGGGCATCACGCCCGTGGCGATCCCGAAGGGCCTGTTCGCCAAGAGCGTCCTGGGCGACTGGATCGACAACGCCGAGATCAAGGACACGGGCACGCACGCCGAGCCCAAGTTCGACGTGATCGAGGACGTCAAGCCCGACCTCATCATCGGCGGCTACCGCTTCGCCAAGTCCGAGGGCGACATCAAGAAGATCGCCGAGAAGACCGGCGCCGCCTTCATCGACATCGCCGCCGAGGACGGCGCGCCCAAGGGCCGCGTCGAGACCATGCGCGATTCGACCGTCACCCTGGGCAAGATCTTCGGCAAGGACGATCAGGCCAAGCAGATCGTCGCCGACTTCGACAAGAGCCTCGACGCGGCGAAGGCGCAGGCCACCGGCCAGAGCGTCTTCCTGTCCATCGTCAACGGCGGCAAGATCGACAACGGCGCCAAGCGCATGCAGCCCTTCGTCGCGCCGCTGAACCTCAAGGACGTCTTCGCCGGCCAGGCCGGCGATCACCACCAGAACTCGGGCCTGACCCCCGAGGCCATCGCCCAGGCGAACCCGCAGTGGGTCATCGTCATGGACCGCGACGCCGCCGTCCCACCGACCGACGGCAGCACGCCGCAGACCGCCGCGCAGACCTTCAAGGCGCAGCAGGCCTTCGCCAATGTCGAGTTCCAGCAGAAGGACCGGATCTTCTACCTGGACAACGACTTCTACCTCCGCGAGGGCATCCAGGACTACGGGCAGAACTACGCCGCTCTGGCCGAGGCCATCGCCGCCAAGAAGTGA
- a CDS encoding DUF3040 domain-containing protein yields MPLSEHEQRMLDQIESALYAEDPKFASNVRGGRFAGASGKRRVIAAIGFAVGLMLLIAGMLLPRVEYTVIVGLIGFLLMFGSVVYALWSGPSAKGPRGTVEEDGSVRNRSGRGRSAGSARASGQSFVHRMEERFRRRFP; encoded by the coding sequence GTGCCACTCTCCGAGCACGAGCAGCGCATGCTCGACCAGATCGAGAGCGCGCTCTACGCCGAGGATCCCAAGTTCGCGTCGAACGTGCGCGGCGGCCGGTTCGCCGGCGCGTCGGGCAAGCGCCGCGTCATCGCCGCGATCGGCTTCGCGGTCGGATTGATGCTGCTCATCGCCGGAATGCTGCTGCCCAGGGTTGAATACACCGTGATCGTGGGGCTCATCGGCTTCCTGCTGATGTTCGGCTCCGTGGTCTACGCGCTGTGGTCGGGCCCGTCCGCCAAGGGCCCGCGCGGCACCGTCGAGGAGGACGGATCGGTGCGCAACCGATCTGGCCGCGGACGCTCCGCCGGGAGCGCACGCGCCTCCGGGCAGTCGTTCGTGCACCGCATGGAAGAGCGCTTCCGCCGCCGCTTCCCCTGA